The following proteins come from a genomic window of Streptomyces sp. Sge12:
- a CDS encoding AurF N-oxygenase family protein, translating into MTTLTERAALQDALGLLKDREQIAERLLESSAKHSFDPDKELDWDAPPIEGKYYWPPELLSLYDTPLWKKMGEEQRIDLSRHEAAALGSLGIWFEIILMQLMVRHIYDKSLTSKHVRYALTEIADECRHSMMFARMIQKAGAPEYPVSRLNHNLARILKTVSTTPGSFACTLLGEEILDWMQRLTFPDERVQPLVRGVTRIHVIEEARHVRYAREELRRQMLTAPRWEQELTRISCGEAARVFSLAFVNPAVYDNIGLDRREAVAQVKASGHRREVMQSGAKRLTDFLDDIGVLRGVGRKLWKSSGLLA; encoded by the coding sequence ATGACGACCCTGACCGAACGCGCCGCGCTCCAGGACGCCCTCGGCCTGCTCAAGGACCGCGAGCAGATAGCCGAGCGACTGCTCGAATCCTCGGCCAAGCACTCCTTCGACCCCGACAAGGAACTCGACTGGGACGCCCCGCCGATCGAGGGCAAGTACTACTGGCCGCCGGAACTGCTCTCCCTCTACGACACCCCGCTGTGGAAGAAGATGGGGGAGGAGCAGCGCATCGACCTCTCCCGCCACGAGGCCGCGGCGCTCGGCTCCCTCGGCATCTGGTTCGAGATCATCCTCATGCAGCTCATGGTCCGGCACATCTACGACAAGTCCCTGACCAGCAAGCACGTCCGCTACGCGCTCACCGAGATCGCCGACGAATGCCGCCACTCGATGATGTTCGCCCGCATGATCCAGAAGGCCGGCGCCCCCGAGTACCCGGTCTCCCGCCTCAACCACAACCTCGCGCGGATCCTGAAGACCGTCTCCACCACCCCCGGCTCCTTCGCCTGCACCCTCCTCGGCGAGGAGATCCTCGACTGGATGCAGCGCCTGACCTTCCCGGACGAGCGCGTCCAGCCGCTGGTCCGGGGCGTCACCCGGATCCACGTCATCGAGGAGGCCCGGCACGTCCGGTACGCCCGCGAGGAACTGCGCCGCCAGATGCTGACGGCCCCCCGCTGGGAACAGGAACTCACCCGGATCAGCTGCGGCGAGGCCGCCCGCGTCTTCTCACTGGCCTTCGTGAACCCGGCCGTCTACGACAACATCGGCCTGGACCGCCGCGAGGCCGTCGCCCAGGTGAAGGCGAGCGGCCACCGCCGCGAGGTCATGCAGAGCGGCGCCAAGCGGCTCACCGACTTCCTCGACGACATCGGCGTACTGCGCGGAGTCGGCCGGAAGCTGTGGAAGAGCTCGGGCCTGCTCGCGTAG
- a CDS encoding DUF6325 family protein: MGPVEFIVLAFPEEQLRAPAVEAVMGLRKSGVVRLIDGIVATRTASGDVLAAEFDEFVELHGLLTGRDAARLIGPEDVQEAAGLLERGSCALLLVVEHVWAEDAAVAVRAAGGRIVGSVRIPPDRVPADPRAGAA; encoded by the coding sequence ATGGGACCTGTGGAATTCATCGTCCTCGCCTTCCCGGAGGAGCAGCTGCGGGCCCCGGCCGTCGAGGCCGTGATGGGGCTGCGCAAGAGCGGGGTGGTCCGGCTGATCGACGGGATCGTGGCGACGAGGACGGCATCGGGCGACGTGCTGGCGGCCGAGTTCGACGAGTTCGTGGAGCTGCACGGCCTGCTGACGGGCCGGGACGCGGCACGGCTGATCGGGCCGGAGGACGTCCAGGAGGCGGCGGGGCTGCTGGAGCGCGGGAGCTGCGCGCTGCTGCTGGTGGTCGAGCACGTGTGGGCCGAGGACGCGGCGGTCGCCGTACGGGCGGCGGGCGGGCGGATCGTGGGGTCGGTCCGCATCCCGCCGGACCGGGTCCCGGCGGACCCGAGGGCGGGGGCGGCCTGA
- a CDS encoding carboxymuconolactone decarboxylase family protein, with protein MDARLNLFAGRTTGKALKHFMAAGTALKESPLPAATQELVSLRVSQINGCAVCLDMHTKEAAAAGESAVRLHLVAAWREATVFTEAERAALELAEQGTRTADGGGGVPDEVWARAAKYHDEEQLNALVLLISMMNMVNRLNVITQQPGGTYEVGQFH; from the coding sequence ATGGACGCACGACTGAACCTCTTCGCCGGCCGGACCACCGGCAAGGCCCTGAAGCACTTCATGGCGGCCGGCACGGCGCTCAAGGAATCGCCGCTGCCCGCCGCCACGCAGGAACTGGTCTCGCTGCGCGTCAGCCAGATCAACGGCTGCGCCGTCTGTCTCGACATGCACACCAAGGAGGCCGCCGCCGCCGGCGAGAGCGCGGTACGGCTCCACCTGGTCGCGGCCTGGCGGGAGGCCACGGTCTTCACCGAGGCCGAGCGCGCCGCGCTGGAGCTGGCCGAGCAGGGCACCCGGACCGCGGACGGGGGCGGCGGAGTGCCCGACGAGGTGTGGGCGCGGGCAGCCAAGTACCACGACGAGGAGCAGCTCAACGCCCTGGTGCTGCTGATCTCCATGATGAACATGGTGAACCGGCTCAACGTCATCACCCAGCAGCCGGGCGGCACCTACGAGGTCGGGCAGTTCCACTGA
- a CDS encoding FtsW/RodA/SpoVE family cell cycle protein, whose translation MSALTAKVAEPAPPPPPGAGAPKRRGVELTLLTGAVLISVLGHLYVGLATTGRIPGPATRYAAGLSAAALLAHLAVRIRAPYADPLLLPIAVLLNGLGLVLIQRLDVTTPGHLTAGDQLLWSALGVALFVLVVALLRDHRVLQRYAYLSVAVSLVLMLIPVFFPAVNGAHIWIRFAGLSFQPGEFAKILLAVFFAAYLAANRTALALTGRQLFWKLRLLPGRVLGPILAIWLLSVGVLVLERDLGTSLLFFGLFVIMLFTATGRIGWIAIGLLLAALGAYAVGTFEPHVHSRVDDWLNPFASIERGEGPGQLAQSLFAFGAGGLLGAGLGHGQSFLIGFAAKSDFILATAGEELGLVGLAAILLLYGLLVARGFRAALALRDPFGRLLATGLASIVALQVFVIAGGVTGLIPLTGMAMPFLAQGGSSVVTNWIIVALLVRLSDSARRPRPGKEPAE comes from the coding sequence ATGAGCGCTCTGACGGCAAAGGTGGCGGAGCCCGCCCCGCCCCCGCCCCCCGGCGCCGGCGCCCCCAAACGGCGCGGCGTCGAGCTGACGCTCCTCACCGGCGCCGTCCTGATCTCCGTCCTCGGACACCTCTACGTCGGCCTCGCCACCACCGGCCGCATCCCCGGCCCCGCCACCCGCTACGCCGCCGGCCTGAGCGCCGCCGCCCTGCTGGCGCACCTCGCCGTCAGGATCCGGGCCCCGTACGCCGATCCCCTCCTGCTCCCGATCGCCGTCCTGCTCAACGGCCTCGGCCTCGTCCTCATCCAGCGCCTCGACGTGACCACCCCCGGCCACCTCACCGCCGGGGACCAACTCCTGTGGTCCGCGCTGGGCGTGGCGCTCTTCGTACTGGTGGTCGCCCTGCTCCGCGACCACCGGGTGCTCCAGCGCTACGCGTACCTCTCCGTCGCGGTGTCCCTCGTCCTGATGCTGATCCCCGTCTTCTTCCCGGCGGTCAACGGCGCGCACATCTGGATCCGGTTCGCCGGGCTCTCCTTCCAACCGGGCGAGTTCGCCAAGATCCTGCTCGCCGTCTTCTTCGCCGCCTACCTCGCCGCGAACCGCACGGCGCTCGCCCTGACCGGCCGCCAGCTCTTCTGGAAGCTCCGGCTCCTCCCCGGCCGCGTCCTCGGCCCGATCCTCGCGATCTGGCTGCTCAGCGTCGGCGTGCTGGTCCTGGAGCGGGACCTCGGGACCTCGCTGCTGTTCTTCGGACTGTTCGTGATCATGCTGTTCACCGCCACCGGGCGGATCGGCTGGATCGCGATCGGCCTCCTGCTGGCCGCCCTCGGCGCCTACGCCGTCGGGACCTTCGAGCCGCACGTGCACAGCCGCGTGGACGACTGGCTGAATCCTTTTGCCTCCATCGAACGCGGCGAGGGCCCCGGCCAGCTCGCCCAGTCCCTCTTCGCCTTCGGCGCCGGCGGCCTGCTCGGTGCCGGGCTCGGCCACGGCCAGTCCTTCCTCATCGGCTTCGCCGCCAAATCGGACTTCATCCTCGCCACCGCCGGCGAGGAGCTCGGCCTCGTCGGCCTGGCCGCGATCCTGCTCCTCTACGGCCTCCTCGTCGCCCGCGGCTTCCGCGCCGCACTCGCCCTGCGCGACCCCTTCGGACGGCTGCTGGCCACCGGGCTCGCCTCGATCGTCGCGCTGCAAGTGTTCGTCATCGCCGGCGGCGTCACCGGCCTGATCCCCCTCACCGGCATGGCCATGCCCTTCCTCGCGCAGGGCGGCTCCTCCGTCGTCACCAACTGGATCATCGTCGCCCTGCTGGTCCGGCTCAGCGACAGCGCCCGCAGACCCCGCCCAGGGAAGGAGCCGGCCGAGTGA
- a CDS encoding ferritin-like domain-containing protein encodes MSTHELYTDNPGETVWQVPASGSARFTWEYADGRERLLALYQKGKDKQWDGGKRIDWDIEVDPYDPLGTPDEALPLYGTRHWAKLSEKDRGELRRHYTSWNFSQFLHGEQGAMVCAARIVESVPDLDAKFYSATQTMDEARHAEIFGRFLHEKVGMLYPINDSLQGLLGDTLRDSRWDMPYLGMQVLIEGLALAAFGMIRDTTAEPLPKQLLAYVMQDEARHVAFGRMALRDYYKQLTDAELREREEFVIEGCYLMRDRLLGVEVLENFGIPAAEAVRLSEQSEFTQLFRRLLFSRIVPCVKDIGLWGERLQRAYLDLGVFDMGDSNLDLLMSQDEEIAEALDRERFAAEESARVSEVEAAIREGEDAP; translated from the coding sequence GTGTCGACGCATGAGCTCTACACCGATAACCCGGGCGAGACGGTCTGGCAGGTCCCCGCCTCCGGCTCCGCCCGCTTCACCTGGGAGTACGCCGACGGCCGCGAGCGGCTCCTCGCCCTCTACCAGAAGGGCAAGGACAAGCAGTGGGACGGCGGCAAGCGCATCGACTGGGACATCGAGGTGGACCCGTACGATCCGCTGGGCACCCCCGACGAGGCCCTGCCGCTGTACGGGACGCGACACTGGGCCAAGCTCAGCGAGAAGGACCGGGGCGAGCTGCGCCGGCACTACACTTCCTGGAACTTCAGCCAGTTCCTGCACGGCGAACAGGGCGCGATGGTGTGCGCGGCGCGCATCGTGGAGTCGGTGCCGGACCTGGACGCGAAGTTCTACTCCGCCACGCAGACCATGGACGAGGCCCGGCACGCCGAGATCTTCGGGCGCTTCCTGCACGAGAAGGTCGGGATGCTGTACCCGATCAACGACAGCCTCCAGGGGCTGCTCGGCGATACGCTGCGCGACTCCCGCTGGGACATGCCCTACCTCGGCATGCAGGTGCTCATCGAAGGACTGGCGCTGGCCGCCTTCGGCATGATCCGCGACACGACCGCCGAGCCGCTGCCGAAGCAGCTCCTGGCGTACGTGATGCAGGACGAGGCCCGGCACGTGGCCTTCGGGCGGATGGCGCTGCGCGACTACTACAAGCAGTTGACGGACGCCGAGCTGCGCGAGCGCGAGGAGTTCGTGATCGAGGGCTGCTACCTGATGCGGGACCGGCTGCTCGGGGTGGAGGTGCTGGAGAACTTCGGCATCCCGGCCGCGGAGGCGGTGCGGCTGAGCGAGCAGTCGGAGTTCACGCAGCTGTTCCGCAGGCTGCTGTTCAGCAGGATCGTGCCGTGCGTGAAGGACATCGGGCTGTGGGGCGAGCGGCTCCAGCGGGCCTATCTGGACCTGGGCGTCTTCGACATGGGCGACTCCAACCTGGACCTGCTGATGAGCCAGGACGAGGAGATCGCCGAGGCCCTCGACCGCGAGCGGTTCGCGGCAGAGGAGTCGGCCCGGGTCTCGGAGGTCGAGGCCGCCATCCGGGAGGGCGAGGACGCCCCCTAG
- a CDS encoding SHOCT domain-containing protein, with product MFIRPMGVTVHPANRPAGHPLLRGLLARATGTAEHMTGPAQDTAGAVVPDRPLPGMPPRTAERPEAAGSAEAAGPERAAALPAGTAPAAEPATSACLVGELTQLAALAREGLLTPQEFTAAKARLLRG from the coding sequence ATGTTCATCCGCCCGATGGGAGTAACGGTCCACCCGGCGAACCGCCCGGCCGGACACCCGCTGCTCCGGGGCCTGCTGGCGCGGGCCACGGGGACGGCGGAGCACATGACGGGCCCGGCGCAGGACACGGCGGGCGCGGTGGTCCCGGACCGGCCACTGCCGGGCATGCCGCCGCGGACCGCGGAGCGCCCGGAGGCCGCGGGCTCCGCGGAGGCAGCCGGGCCGGAGCGGGCGGCCGCGCTCCCTGCCGGCACCGCACCGGCGGCCGAGCCGGCCACCTCGGCGTGCCTGGTCGGGGAGCTCACCCAACTGGCCGCGCTGGCCCGCGAGGGCCTGCTGACCCCGCAGGAGTTCACGGCGGCCAAGGCCCGCCTGCTGCGCGGCTGA
- a CDS encoding C40 family peptidase, with protein sequence MSYRLPNRPLRAACLAAALLLAGPVPRAGAEPGLPEGESVGVLLTRLQGLYQKAEEAAEAYNATDVALKAGQAEERLRTADLGRARTALESERALAGRLAREQYQGGRGLSPYARMLLAGNPQAALDQRRLAAREGSRRAAVLARLARGERQADALAARARTALDARQSLAARQKLQQEEVAAQLKEVERVLSALTPDQLARLGAKEAEDTAAAQRDLVDSGRLPTRTGKPTAAGGAALRYAAAQIGKPYVWGAEGPGSFDCSGLTSQAWAHAGRAIPRTSQEQWARLPKVPLESLRPGDLVVYFPKATHVGLYVGDGKVIQAPRPGARVKVSPIAANPLLGAVRPDPDGAPLAEFTPPALPEAPAAQAGDDTGYSAEEAPAEEAPTDDGPAAEATSAR encoded by the coding sequence ATGTCATATCGGCTGCCGAATCGGCCGCTTCGCGCCGCCTGCCTCGCCGCAGCGCTCCTGCTCGCCGGGCCCGTCCCGCGGGCCGGAGCCGAGCCCGGGCTCCCCGAAGGGGAGTCCGTCGGAGTGCTGCTCACCCGCCTGCAGGGCCTGTACCAGAAGGCCGAGGAGGCCGCCGAGGCGTACAACGCCACCGACGTGGCCCTCAAGGCCGGACAGGCCGAGGAGCGGCTGCGCACCGCCGACCTCGGCAGGGCCCGTACGGCTCTGGAGTCCGAACGGGCCCTCGCCGGCCGGCTGGCCCGGGAGCAGTACCAGGGCGGCCGGGGCCTGTCCCCGTACGCCCGGATGCTGCTGGCCGGGAACCCGCAGGCTGCCCTGGACCAGCGCCGGCTCGCCGCCCGCGAGGGCTCCCGGCGGGCGGCCGTGCTGGCCCGGCTCGCGCGGGGCGAGAGGCAGGCCGACGCGCTCGCCGCCCGGGCCCGCACGGCCCTGGACGCCCGGCAGAGCCTGGCCGCGCGGCAGAAGCTCCAGCAGGAGGAGGTCGCGGCCCAGCTCAAGGAGGTCGAGCGGGTGCTTTCCGCGCTGACCCCGGACCAGCTCGCCCGGCTCGGCGCGAAGGAGGCCGAGGACACCGCCGCCGCGCAGCGGGACCTGGTCGACTCGGGCCGGCTCCCAACCCGTACGGGCAAGCCCACGGCGGCCGGTGGCGCGGCCCTGCGCTACGCGGCGGCCCAGATCGGCAAGCCGTACGTCTGGGGCGCCGAGGGCCCGGGTTCCTTCGACTGCTCCGGGCTGACCTCGCAGGCCTGGGCGCACGCCGGGCGGGCCATCCCGCGGACCAGCCAGGAGCAGTGGGCCCGGCTGCCGAAGGTGCCGCTGGAGTCGCTGCGGCCGGGGGACCTGGTGGTCTACTTCCCCAAGGCCACCCATGTCGGCCTGTACGTCGGCGACGGCAAGGTGATCCAGGCGCCGCGGCCCGGGGCCCGGGTCAAGGTCTCGCCGATCGCCGCGAACCCGCTGCTGGGGGCGGTCCGGCCGGATCCGGACGGCGCCCCGCTCGCGGAGTTCACCCCGCCCGCGCTGCCGGAGGCACCGGCGGCGCAGGCGGGGGACGACACCGGCTACTCCGCCGAGGAGGCCCCTGCGGAGGAGGCCCCTACGGACGACGGCCCGGCGGCGGAGGCGACCTCCGCCAGGTAG
- a CDS encoding styrene monooxygenase/indole monooxygenase family protein, protein MRKILVVGAGQSGLQLALGLQSKGYEVTLMSNRTADEIRTGRVMSTQCMFDSALQHERDLRINFWEQQAPKIEGLGVSVATPDAGRAVDWLGRLKGYAQSVDQRVKMAGWLDTFVQRGGQLVIHGASVADLDFFSRTYDLVLVAAGKGELVSMFGRDAARSPYDAPQRALAVAYVHGLGPRPEHPETEAVRCNLVPGVGELFVMPTLTTSGRADILFWEGVPGGPLDVFKGVKDPADHLALTLELMEKFVPWEYARATKVELTDAGATLAGRYAPVVRNPIGRLPGGGLVLGVADVVVANDPITGQGSNSAAKCAASYLSSILMHGDKPFDEAWMKATFDKYWFTTGKPVTQWTNAMLGVPPEHVLNLIGAAGQLQPVANRFANGFDNPADFDAYFYDPEDAADYLAEVASAAGPSSVGASSAGASSAE, encoded by the coding sequence ATGCGCAAGATACTTGTCGTGGGGGCCGGCCAGTCCGGTCTCCAGCTCGCCCTCGGACTCCAGTCGAAGGGGTACGAGGTCACCCTCATGTCCAACCGGACGGCGGACGAGATCCGCACCGGGCGGGTCATGTCCACGCAGTGCATGTTCGACTCGGCACTGCAGCACGAGCGCGACCTGCGGATCAACTTCTGGGAGCAGCAGGCCCCGAAGATCGAGGGCCTCGGCGTCTCCGTCGCCACCCCCGACGCCGGCCGCGCCGTCGACTGGCTCGGCCGGCTCAAGGGGTACGCGCAGTCCGTCGACCAGCGCGTGAAGATGGCCGGCTGGCTCGACACCTTCGTGCAGCGGGGCGGGCAGCTGGTCATCCACGGCGCCTCGGTCGCCGACCTCGACTTCTTCTCGCGCACCTACGACCTGGTGCTGGTCGCCGCCGGCAAGGGCGAGCTCGTCTCGATGTTCGGGCGGGACGCGGCGCGTTCCCCCTACGACGCCCCGCAGCGCGCGCTGGCCGTCGCCTACGTCCACGGCCTCGGCCCCCGCCCGGAGCACCCGGAGACGGAAGCGGTCCGCTGCAACCTGGTCCCGGGCGTCGGCGAGCTGTTCGTCATGCCGACCCTGACCACCTCGGGCCGGGCCGACATCCTGTTCTGGGAGGGCGTCCCGGGCGGCCCGCTGGACGTCTTCAAGGGCGTCAAGGACCCGGCGGACCACTTGGCGCTCACGCTGGAGCTGATGGAGAAGTTCGTGCCCTGGGAGTACGCGCGGGCGACGAAGGTGGAGCTGACGGACGCGGGCGCCACGCTCGCCGGGCGGTACGCGCCGGTCGTCCGCAACCCGATCGGCCGCCTCCCGGGCGGCGGCCTGGTGCTGGGCGTCGCGGACGTGGTCGTCGCGAACGACCCGATCACCGGGCAGGGCTCGAACTCCGCCGCGAAGTGCGCGGCCTCGTACCTGTCGTCGATCCTGATGCACGGGGACAAGCCGTTCGACGAGGCGTGGATGAAGGCCACCTTCGACAAGTACTGGTTCACCACCGGCAAGCCGGTCACCCAGTGGACGAACGCGATGCTGGGCGTCCCGCCGGAGCACGTACTGAACCTGATCGGCGCGGCCGGGCAGCTCCAGCCGGTAGCGAATCGATTCGCCAACGGCTTCGACAACCCGGCCGACTTCGACGCGTACTTCTACGACCCCGAGGACGCGGCGGACTACCTGGCGGAGGTCGCCTCCGCCGCCGGGCCGTCGTCCGTAGGGGCCTCCTCCGCAGGGGCCTCCTCGGCGGAGTAG
- a CDS encoding penicillin-binding transpeptidase domain-containing protein, whose product MIRYIRWCAYFCALLLAALLANLARVQVWESAAYGANPANKRPAIERYAEPRGDILVDGRPVTGSRDSGQLLRYERTYTNGPLYAPVTGFSSQTYGTSFVERAEDQVLSGTDPGLSAFPLWYELSRGRPAGGNAVTTVRAAVQQAAYAGLAGKRGAVAALDPATGKILALVSSPSYDPAVLSGTGTKVKDAWTALNADPARPMLNRALRETYPPGSTFKIVTAAAALDAGVVTDVDAPTRTPDPYPLPGTSTLLPNAGTGCEDASMAEAVQWSCNTVMAKIGVQVGLRGMVEAARRFGFNGGEGLRVPSWVSRSNFDTDMSQDQLALSAIGQFNTKATPLQMAMVAAAVANGGEVTYPYLVERTTQDDGSQVRRGDRRSLGRAMNPATALRMQELMVNVVENGTGRNAAIPGAVVGGKTGTAQHGVGNAGTPYAWFISWAKAEGAPLPQVAVAVVVEDASAHRGDISGNGAAAPIARAVMEAALSG is encoded by the coding sequence GTGATCCGCTACATCCGCTGGTGCGCGTACTTCTGCGCCCTCCTGCTCGCCGCCCTGCTGGCCAACCTCGCCCGCGTGCAGGTCTGGGAATCCGCCGCCTACGGCGCGAACCCGGCCAACAAGCGCCCCGCCATCGAGCGCTACGCCGAACCCCGCGGGGACATCCTGGTCGACGGGCGCCCCGTCACCGGCTCCCGCGACAGCGGCCAACTGCTGCGCTACGAGCGGACCTACACCAACGGCCCGCTCTACGCGCCCGTCACCGGCTTCTCCTCCCAGACGTACGGGACCAGCTTCGTGGAGCGCGCCGAGGATCAGGTCCTGTCCGGCACCGACCCGGGACTCTCGGCCTTCCCGCTCTGGTACGAACTCTCCCGCGGCCGCCCCGCCGGCGGGAACGCCGTCACCACCGTCCGGGCCGCCGTGCAGCAGGCCGCCTACGCCGGTCTCGCGGGCAAGCGCGGGGCGGTGGCCGCCCTGGACCCCGCCACCGGGAAGATCCTCGCGCTGGTCAGCAGCCCCTCGTACGACCCCGCCGTGCTCTCCGGCACGGGTACGAAGGTGAAGGACGCCTGGACGGCCCTGAACGCGGACCCCGCCCGGCCGATGCTCAACCGGGCGCTGCGCGAGACGTATCCGCCCGGCTCCACCTTCAAGATCGTGACGGCGGCGGCCGCCCTCGACGCGGGCGTGGTCACCGATGTGGACGCGCCGACCCGCACCCCCGACCCCTACCCGCTGCCCGGGACCAGCACCCTGCTGCCGAACGCGGGCACGGGCTGCGAGGACGCCTCGATGGCGGAGGCGGTGCAGTGGTCCTGCAACACGGTGATGGCGAAGATCGGCGTACAGGTCGGGCTGCGCGGGATGGTGGAGGCGGCGCGGCGCTTCGGGTTCAACGGCGGCGAGGGGCTGCGGGTCCCCTCGTGGGTGTCCCGGTCGAACTTCGACACCGACATGAGCCAGGACCAGCTGGCCCTGTCCGCCATCGGGCAGTTCAACACGAAGGCCACCCCGCTCCAGATGGCGATGGTGGCGGCGGCGGTCGCCAACGGCGGCGAGGTCACGTACCCCTACCTGGTGGAGCGGACCACGCAGGACGACGGCTCCCAGGTCCGGCGCGGCGACCGGCGCAGCCTGGGCCGGGCGATGAACCCGGCCACCGCACTGCGGATGCAGGAACTGATGGTGAACGTGGTGGAGAACGGGACCGGACGCAACGCCGCGATCCCCGGCGCGGTGGTCGGCGGCAAGACCGGCACCGCGCAGCACGGGGTCGGCAACGCGGGGACCCCGTACGCCTGGTTCATCTCCTGGGCCAAGGCCGAAGGCGCGCCGCTGCCGCAGGTGGCCGTCGCGGTGGTGGTCGAGGACGCGTCGGCCCACCGGGGCGACATCAGCGGCAACGGCGCGGCGGCGCCGATCGCACGGGCCGTGATGGAAGCGGCCCTGTCCGGCTGA
- a CDS encoding RNA polymerase sigma-70 factor: protein MSKVEEFEELRPLLFSIAYRILSSVSEAEDAVQETWLRFDASATRPASTKAFLSTTITRLSIDVLRSARVRREEYVGPWFPEPLLNDPYQDPARSVELADSVSMAALLLLERLSPLERSVFVLREVFAFGFDEVAGAVGRSEAACRQLLVRARRHMEAGQPRFHADRAQRQELAARFLHAMKDGDVGGLRQLLAADARLVGDSGGRAPQFARAITGADSVARLLASVFPWMPRVGVGSEVRDVNGEPGVISRDADGRVLHVLSFEVRDGRIRTIRSVANPDKLGHLGAVADAWAIDREIRRARRGVK from the coding sequence ATGAGCAAGGTCGAGGAGTTCGAGGAACTGCGTCCCCTGCTGTTCTCGATCGCGTACCGGATCCTGAGCAGCGTGAGCGAGGCCGAGGACGCGGTGCAGGAGACCTGGCTGCGCTTCGACGCCTCGGCGACCCGCCCCGCGTCGACCAAGGCCTTCCTGTCGACGACGATCACCCGGCTCTCCATCGACGTACTGCGTTCCGCCCGGGTCCGGCGGGAGGAGTACGTCGGGCCGTGGTTCCCCGAGCCGCTGCTGAACGACCCGTACCAGGACCCGGCGCGGTCGGTGGAACTGGCCGACTCGGTGTCGATGGCGGCGCTCCTGCTGCTGGAGCGGCTCAGCCCGCTGGAACGCTCGGTGTTCGTCCTGCGCGAGGTCTTCGCCTTCGGCTTCGACGAGGTCGCCGGCGCGGTGGGCCGGTCGGAGGCGGCCTGCCGGCAACTGCTGGTGCGGGCGCGGCGGCACATGGAGGCGGGGCAGCCGCGCTTCCACGCGGACCGTGCGCAGCGGCAGGAGCTGGCGGCGCGGTTCCTGCACGCGATGAAGGACGGCGACGTGGGCGGGCTGCGGCAGTTGCTGGCGGCCGACGCCCGACTGGTCGGGGACAGCGGCGGCAGGGCCCCGCAGTTCGCCCGGGCCATCACCGGCGCCGACAGCGTGGCCCGTCTGCTCGCCTCGGTCTTCCCCTGGATGCCCCGCGTCGGTGTCGGCTCCGAGGTGCGCGACGTCAACGGCGAGCCGGGCGTGATCTCCCGCGACGCGGACGGCAGGGTGCTGCACGTGCTGTCCTTCGAGGTGCGGGACGGCCGGATCCGCACGATCCGCTCGGTGGCCAATCCGGACAAGCTCGGCCACCTCGGCGCCGTGGCGGACGCATGGGCGATCGACCGCGAGATCAGGCGGGCGCGACGCGGGGTGAAGTGA
- a CDS encoding TetR/AcrR family transcriptional regulator → MTVRAYRRLSVEERRAQLLDAALSLFAHRAPEEVSLDDVAEAAGVSRPLVYRYFPGGKQQLYEAALRSAADVLELCFAEPQEGPLTRRLSRALDRYLAFVDEHDAGFAALLQGGSVVETSRTTATVDGIRRAAAEQILFHLGVPAPGPRLRMMVRTWITAVEAASLIWIDEGKQPEVDRLRDWLLDQFIALLTATAATDPETAAAARAALALESADGPVGVLARRVIPVVSEAAHLL, encoded by the coding sequence ATGACCGTACGCGCGTACCGCAGGCTGAGCGTCGAGGAGCGGCGAGCCCAACTCCTCGACGCCGCCCTCTCGCTGTTCGCGCACCGGGCGCCGGAGGAGGTCTCCCTCGACGACGTGGCCGAGGCCGCCGGGGTCTCGCGCCCGCTCGTCTACCGCTACTTCCCCGGCGGCAAGCAACAGCTCTACGAAGCGGCCCTCCGCTCGGCGGCGGACGTCCTCGAACTGTGCTTCGCCGAACCCCAGGAAGGGCCCCTGACCCGGCGCCTGTCCCGCGCCCTGGACCGCTACCTCGCCTTCGTCGACGAACACGACGCCGGCTTCGCGGCCCTCCTCCAGGGCGGCAGCGTCGTGGAGACCTCCCGCACGACGGCGACCGTCGACGGCATCCGGCGGGCCGCCGCCGAGCAGATCCTCTTCCACCTGGGCGTCCCGGCCCCGGGCCCCCGGCTGCGCATGATGGTCCGTACGTGGATCACCGCGGTCGAGGCGGCGTCCCTCATATGGATCGACGAGGGCAAGCAGCCGGAGGTCGACCGCCTGCGGGACTGGCTGCTGGACCAGTTCATCGCCCTGCTGACGGCCACCGCCGCCACGGACCCGGAAACCGCGGCCGCAGCCCGGGCCGCCCTCGCCCTGGAGTCCGCGGACGGCCCGGTCGGGGTCCTGGCCCGCC